In the genome of Aureimonas sp. OT7, one region contains:
- the mprF gene encoding bifunctional lysylphosphatidylglycerol flippase/synthetase MprF, with product MSSVSVRPAIRNAIALVVGLGITALAFYALSRFLAETPLDAVAAAIKAMPWSTLAAALAFTVLSFMAMAAYDVIAVENTAPGRISPAISALVGAGGYAISNALGFPFLTGGAIRYRVYRRFGFEPVDVARIVGISWFALWFALALMVGVALVADPGDVPLLNDLPFAVDIALGVVLIACVGILVTWLATGRRQVRIRSWTLLLPNGWAALAQVAAGVVDVAAAAAVLYVLMPDDAVGSFTLFAVVFAMATVAGVVSNAPAGLGAFEATIIGTLGLGSNPDALAAVVVYRIVYTVLPLIVTMVGLALSEIALQRHAVKGQLTNAARLVEPMAPPLTASLSFLGGIVLLVSGATPGLEGRIGILADIVPLPFIELSHLAASLVGVGLLIIARGLARRLWRAYVLALVLMLAGAALSIAKGLDWEEASALLSFAAFLVVFRHAFYRRADDAPLSLNWRWLATVAAALIGCGWLGMFAYSHVEYANAMWWDFALDGDAPRFLRASLVVFLVIAATGLELWIHQRHRPRSGQPIPDAVRAIVAASPCTSANLALLGDKQFLMADDGSGFVMYGQSGGSLIALGEPLAPAGKVDDLAWAFRDLADRKALRPVFYEVGAERLPLFLDMGLTALKLGEVARVDLTSFTLGGPKRQDMRTAMRKAEREGLEFAILPASEVPAAMDELRLVSDAWLEMKSGAEKSFSLGYFDEAYLSHFDHAVMRKDGRIVAFANLWRSGGQNEISIDLMRHLPDVARGVMDALFGHMLMVGKDEGYHWFDLGAAPLSGLVDRRGASRWNRFGSLVYRRGGELYSFDGLRAFKQKFQPVWSPHYLICPRGLDTARALIDVTALISRRPVERNRV from the coding sequence ATGTCATCTGTCTCCGTACGACCTGCCATCCGCAACGCCATTGCGCTCGTCGTCGGCCTCGGCATAACGGCGCTTGCCTTTTACGCCCTGTCGCGGTTCCTTGCGGAAACACCGCTCGACGCGGTCGCGGCCGCCATCAAGGCGATGCCATGGTCTACGCTGGCCGCTGCCCTGGCCTTCACCGTCCTCAGCTTCATGGCGATGGCAGCCTATGACGTCATCGCCGTCGAAAACACCGCTCCGGGCCGCATTTCCCCGGCCATCTCGGCTCTGGTAGGGGCCGGCGGCTATGCGATCTCCAATGCGCTCGGCTTCCCGTTCCTGACCGGAGGCGCGATCCGCTATCGCGTGTATCGCCGCTTCGGGTTCGAGCCCGTGGATGTCGCCCGGATCGTCGGGATCTCGTGGTTTGCCCTCTGGTTCGCGCTGGCGCTCATGGTCGGCGTGGCGCTGGTGGCCGATCCTGGCGACGTACCGCTGCTGAACGATCTTCCATTTGCCGTGGATATCGCGCTGGGCGTCGTCCTGATCGCCTGCGTCGGCATATTGGTGACATGGCTGGCCACAGGGCGGCGGCAGGTCAGGATCAGATCCTGGACGCTTCTCCTGCCCAATGGCTGGGCCGCGTTGGCGCAGGTTGCCGCCGGCGTCGTGGACGTCGCGGCCGCCGCCGCTGTTCTCTACGTGCTCATGCCGGACGACGCGGTCGGCAGCTTCACGCTGTTCGCCGTCGTATTCGCCATGGCGACCGTGGCCGGTGTCGTTTCCAACGCGCCTGCCGGCCTTGGCGCATTCGAGGCGACGATCATCGGCACGCTCGGCCTCGGCTCCAACCCGGACGCGCTCGCGGCCGTCGTCGTCTACCGTATCGTCTACACGGTGCTGCCCCTGATCGTAACGATGGTCGGCCTTGCCTTGTCCGAAATCGCGTTGCAGCGCCATGCGGTTAAAGGACAACTGACCAACGCGGCGAGGCTGGTGGAGCCGATGGCCCCGCCATTGACCGCCAGCCTATCCTTTCTGGGTGGAATCGTCCTTCTGGTTTCGGGTGCGACGCCTGGGTTGGAGGGCCGGATCGGCATACTGGCGGATATCGTGCCGCTGCCCTTTATCGAGCTTTCGCATCTGGCCGCCAGTCTCGTCGGCGTCGGGCTGCTGATCATCGCGCGCGGGCTCGCCCGCCGTCTGTGGCGCGCCTATGTGCTGGCGCTCGTGCTGATGCTGGCGGGCGCCGCGCTTTCGATTGCCAAGGGCCTCGATTGGGAGGAAGCGTCGGCGCTTCTTTCTTTCGCGGCTTTCCTGGTCGTGTTCCGCCACGCATTCTACCGCCGTGCCGACGATGCGCCATTGTCCCTCAACTGGCGTTGGCTCGCCACCGTTGCGGCGGCGTTGATCGGTTGCGGGTGGCTCGGCATGTTCGCCTATTCGCATGTCGAGTATGCCAACGCCATGTGGTGGGATTTCGCGCTGGACGGCGATGCGCCGCGCTTCCTGCGCGCCAGCCTGGTCGTCTTCCTGGTCATTGCCGCGACCGGGCTGGAATTATGGATCCATCAACGGCACAGGCCGAGGAGCGGGCAGCCGATCCCCGACGCCGTGCGCGCTATCGTGGCCGCCTCGCCCTGCACGTCCGCCAACCTTGCGCTGCTGGGCGACAAGCAGTTTCTCATGGCCGACGACGGGTCCGGCTTTGTCATGTACGGCCAGTCGGGCGGCAGCCTCATCGCCCTCGGCGAGCCGCTGGCCCCCGCCGGCAAAGTCGACGACCTGGCATGGGCCTTCCGGGATCTGGCGGACCGAAAGGCGCTGCGGCCCGTGTTCTATGAGGTCGGTGCCGAGCGGCTGCCGCTGTTCCTGGACATGGGCCTGACGGCGCTGAAACTGGGTGAGGTCGCCCGCGTCGACCTGACGAGCTTTACGCTCGGCGGGCCGAAGCGGCAGGACATGCGCACCGCCATGCGCAAGGCCGAGCGCGAGGGACTCGAGTTTGCGATTCTTCCCGCCTCGGAGGTGCCCGCCGCGATGGACGAGCTCAGGCTGGTGTCCGATGCATGGCTTGAGATGAAGTCCGGCGCGGAGAAAAGCTTCTCGCTCGGCTATTTCGACGAAGCGTACCTGTCGCATTTCGACCATGCCGTCATGCGCAAGGATGGCCGTATCGTGGCCTTTGCCAATCTGTGGCGCAGTGGCGGCCAGAATGAAATATCCATCGACCTGATGCGCCATCTGCCCGACGTCGCGCGCGGGGTCATGGACGCGCTGTTCGGCCATATGCTGATGGTCGGCAAGGACGAGGGATATCATTGGTTCGACCTTGGCGCGGCGCCGCTTTCGGGTCTGGTGGACCGGCGGGGGGCCTCGCGCTGGAACCGGTTCGGCTCGCTGGTCTACCGCCGGGGAGGAGAGCTCTACAGTTTCGACGGCCTGCGCGCCTTCAAGCAGAAATTCCAGCCGGTCTGGAGTCCCCATTACCTGATCTGCCCGCGCGGTCTCGACACCGCCAGGGCGTTGATCGACGTTACGGCGCTGATTTCGCGCAGGCCGGTTGAAAGGAACAGGGTATGA
- a CDS encoding virulence factor family protein, with protein sequence MRRWIAGVAAVGLVAAAGAWWTGWLRVPGLGGSMTVSYENIADVHMRVPEGDPSGVAIVVSDIGKAPDAALADAMVQRGLVVLPVKLDDWLKRLQTDAEDCLYPGSDIEGIAKEAQRSLQLQDYFHPVVVGEGAGGLLAYAAVADSPDATMAGGIAITPAATLATTLPICDGAKSTKTDSGYSYDLSAELPEPFRIVAADRPAGMSDAHHRAHFIQAGGPPAQIAAAVDASADLADRDATAMPVIVAKAQGTPKAVAIFFSGDGGWRDLDKSIGDWLSQNGVEVLGVDSLRYFWSEKSPQQMGDDIGAILDNAMVPDGIPVAMMGYSFGADTLPFAWNSIPAGWRDRTSIIALLAPSLETGFEISIGGWFGMSTGEKPVVPQIATLPADKVLCVFGEEEGADSACTQPELARLRKIQTTGGHHFDGDYDALAARLLAAMTGAGT encoded by the coding sequence ATGAGACGCTGGATTGCAGGTGTAGCCGCCGTCGGTCTGGTGGCGGCGGCAGGCGCCTGGTGGACGGGGTGGCTCCGCGTTCCGGGCCTTGGAGGCTCGATGACGGTTTCCTACGAGAATATCGCCGATGTGCATATGCGCGTTCCCGAAGGCGATCCATCGGGCGTCGCGATCGTGGTTTCCGATATCGGCAAGGCGCCCGATGCAGCGCTGGCTGACGCGATGGTGCAACGGGGGTTGGTCGTCCTGCCGGTGAAACTGGACGACTGGCTGAAGCGGCTCCAGACCGACGCGGAAGATTGCCTCTACCCCGGCTCGGATATCGAGGGCATCGCCAAGGAAGCCCAGCGGAGCCTGCAATTACAGGATTATTTCCACCCGGTGGTCGTGGGTGAGGGGGCCGGAGGCTTGCTCGCCTATGCCGCGGTCGCCGATTCTCCGGATGCCACGATGGCCGGCGGAATTGCGATCACGCCCGCCGCGACCCTGGCGACGACCTTGCCCATCTGCGACGGGGCCAAGTCCACGAAGACGGATAGCGGCTATTCCTACGACCTGTCGGCCGAACTGCCGGAACCGTTCCGCATCGTTGCCGCCGACAGGCCCGCGGGAATGAGCGACGCGCATCACCGCGCGCATTTCATTCAGGCAGGGGGCCCGCCCGCGCAGATCGCGGCGGCTGTCGATGCAAGTGCCGACCTTGCCGACAGGGACGCCACCGCCATGCCCGTCATCGTGGCGAAGGCGCAAGGCACGCCGAAGGCCGTCGCCATCTTCTTCTCGGGCGATGGCGGTTGGCGCGATCTCGACAAGTCCATCGGCGACTGGCTGTCGCAGAACGGCGTAGAAGTTCTGGGTGTCGATTCGCTGCGATACTTCTGGTCGGAGAAGTCGCCGCAGCAGATGGGCGACGATATCGGCGCCATACTCGACAACGCCATGGTGCCCGACGGTATTCCCGTCGCCATGATGGGTTATTCCTTCGGCGCGGACACGCTGCCCTTTGCCTGGAACAGCATTCCGGCCGGTTGGCGCGACCGCACAAGCATCATTGCCCTTCTGGCGCCGAGCCTGGAGACAGGGTTCGAGATTTCCATCGGTGGCTGGTTCGGCATGTCGACGGGCGAAAAGCCGGTCGTGCCGCAGATCGCCACTCTGCCGGCGGACAAGGTCTTGTGTGTGTTCGGAGAGGAAGAGGGGGCGGATTCGGCCTGTACCCAGCCCGAGCTTGCCAGGTTGCGCAAGATACAGACGACCGGGGGCCATCACTTCGATGGCGATTACGATGCGCTTGCGGCGCGCCTGCTGGCTGCGATGACGGGCGCAGGCACCTGA
- a CDS encoding outer membrane protein: protein MYLNGCGANARHYIQQESAMRLNHRILASAALTFALTAPALAADVVFEEPAAPVAAMAPVTHDWTGFSVGVFAGGGTGDAKFFGTASSAGESESDGSEMDADGLLGGVQIGYDHQFGNAVLGARASIAATNIESDMVDDADFTSKLTYLGTVGARAGISVEKFLPYVHGGLAFGQTKQKSSMAELAGVNLDDANHTGWTAGVGAEYALTQNVSIGAEYGYVDLGKENVFDGNVSAAGTTAAVQIDEDLAFHTFKAGVNFRF from the coding sequence TTGTATCTTAACGGCTGCGGTGCAAATGCAAGGCATTACATCCAACAGGAGAGTGCCATGCGCCTCAATCATCGTATCCTGGCTTCGGCCGCCCTCACCTTCGCCCTGACTGCTCCCGCGCTGGCCGCCGACGTCGTCTTCGAAGAGCCGGCAGCCCCTGTCGCGGCCATGGCGCCGGTCACCCACGACTGGACCGGCTTCTCGGTCGGCGTGTTCGCCGGCGGAGGTACCGGCGATGCGAAGTTTTTTGGGACCGCGTCGTCTGCCGGGGAAAGCGAATCTGACGGCAGCGAGATGGATGCGGACGGGCTCCTCGGCGGCGTTCAGATCGGCTACGATCACCAGTTTGGAAATGCCGTGCTTGGCGCCCGCGCATCGATCGCGGCCACCAACATCGAGAGCGACATGGTTGACGACGCGGACTTCACGTCAAAGCTGACGTATCTCGGGACAGTCGGTGCCCGCGCCGGTATCTCGGTCGAGAAGTTCCTGCCTTACGTTCATGGCGGCCTCGCCTTCGGACAGACGAAACAGAAGTCGTCGATGGCTGAATTGGCGGGCGTGAACCTCGATGACGCCAACCATACCGGCTGGACCGCAGGTGTCGGCGCCGAATACGCACTGACACAGAACGTCTCTATTGGTGCAGAGTACGGCTATGTCGATCTCGGCAAGGAAAATGTCTTCGACGGCAATGTGTCGGCAGCCGGCACGACTGCGGCGGTCCAGATCGACGAAGACCTGGCCTTTCACACGTTCAAGGCCGGCGTGAACTTCCGCTTCTGA
- a CDS encoding RNA methyltransferase has protein sequence MRVEPIDDADDPRIAAFRDIRERDLVRSGDFIAEGAVVLDHLMTASLFEPVSILVSEHRIGGLLPRLRLLGVQVPVLVCPQVVMDSIAGFSVHRGILAHGRRRPGRAPDDWLGERTGPVLAAFDISNHDNMGSLFRNAAAFGCAGIVLDEKSCDPLYRKAIRVSVGTVLKVPFTRFDTAAAALDRLESAGYAPVALTPSAAFDLAHWTPPDRLALVVGAEGSGLPPAVIARCRGLRIEMAPGLDSLNVATSAAIALHAAFTRRGGR, from the coding sequence ATGAGGGTAGAGCCGATCGACGATGCGGACGATCCACGGATCGCCGCCTTCCGTGACATCCGCGAGCGCGATCTGGTCCGCTCGGGCGACTTCATCGCCGAGGGTGCGGTCGTGCTGGACCATCTCATGACGGCAAGCCTGTTCGAGCCCGTGTCCATCCTGGTTTCCGAACACCGGATCGGCGGGCTGCTGCCGAGACTGCGATTGCTCGGCGTGCAGGTGCCCGTCCTTGTGTGTCCGCAGGTGGTCATGGACAGCATCGCCGGTTTCTCGGTGCATCGCGGTATTCTGGCCCATGGGCGGCGCCGGCCTGGGCGGGCGCCCGACGATTGGCTGGGTGAAAGGACAGGGCCCGTGCTGGCGGCCTTCGACATATCCAATCATGACAATATGGGGTCTCTGTTCCGCAATGCCGCGGCCTTCGGCTGCGCCGGCATCGTGCTCGACGAGAAGAGTTGCGACCCGCTGTATCGCAAGGCCATAAGGGTGTCTGTCGGAACCGTCCTGAAGGTGCCCTTCACACGGTTCGACACCGCCGCAGCCGCTTTGGATCGCCTTGAATCCGCCGGCTACGCGCCCGTGGCGCTGACCCCTTCGGCCGCGTTCGATCTTGCCCATTGGACACCGCCGGACAGGCTCGCCCTGGTGGTCGGCGCCGAGGGAAGCGGATTGCCGCCGGCGGTGATTGCCCGTTGCCGGGGGCTGCGGATCGAGATGGCACCGGGGCTCGACAGCCTGAATGTGGCGACTTCGGCTGCCATCGCCTTGCATGCGGCCTTTACGCGCCGCGGGGGTCGCTGA
- a CDS encoding DUF1134 domain-containing protein: MVSFSRQVRLFGAMLVTTVMLAFAAPASAQQSSGYSFEEVISQGHNFFGTTAGGLASVIEHAFQQYGVPNGYILGEEAGGAFIGGVRYGEGTLFTKNAGEHHLYWQGPSIGFDAGGDGARMMMLVYNLPAVQSIYGRFGGVTGSAYLVGGLGMTVLQREQVVIVPVKTGVGARLGVNVGYLKITPTPTWNPF; this comes from the coding sequence ATGGTCTCGTTTTCGAGGCAGGTCCGCCTGTTCGGCGCGATGCTTGTCACGACTGTCATGCTGGCGTTCGCGGCTCCCGCTTCCGCGCAGCAGAGCAGCGGTTATTCATTCGAGGAAGTGATCTCGCAAGGTCACAACTTCTTCGGCACGACGGCAGGCGGCCTCGCCTCCGTCATCGAACACGCATTCCAGCAGTATGGCGTGCCCAATGGCTACATCCTCGGCGAGGAAGCCGGCGGAGCCTTCATCGGCGGCGTACGCTACGGTGAGGGCACCCTCTTCACCAAGAATGCCGGTGAGCATCACCTGTACTGGCAGGGCCCCTCCATCGGCTTCGACGCCGGCGGCGACGGCGCGCGCATGATGATGCTGGTCTACAACCTGCCTGCGGTGCAGAGCATCTACGGCCGGTTCGGCGGGGTGACGGGCAGCGCCTATCTGGTCGGCGGCCTCGGCATGACGGTACTGCAGCGTGAGCAGGTCGTGATCGTTCCGGTCAAGACCGGCGTCGGCGCCCGTCTCGGCGTCAATGTCGGCTACCTGAAGATCACGCCGACGCCGACCTGGAACCCGTTCTGA
- a CDS encoding histidine phosphotransferase family protein — translation MTELPSISAPDLAALLASRLCHDVISPVGAIQSGLELLDEMPDDAESMELVRKSTRSAVAKLQFARIAYGASGSTAAEIDLGDAESVAKGLMEFERANLTWNGARAYVPKNLAKLVLNVLVVANASIPRGHTVTVDLSSVAPEVDIVIRAEGTPLRVPARFVALINGQNGEEPIDAHGVQPYYALLLARETGLDLTMTQEADAVTFTIAGTLRPLSAA, via the coding sequence ATGACAGAACTTCCTTCCATCTCCGCGCCGGATCTCGCCGCCTTGCTCGCCAGCCGCCTGTGCCACGACGTTATCTCCCCCGTGGGCGCCATCCAGAGCGGGCTGGAACTGCTCGACGAGATGCCCGACGACGCGGAGTCGATGGAGCTGGTGCGCAAATCCACCCGCAGCGCGGTGGCCAAGCTGCAGTTCGCCCGCATCGCCTACGGCGCGTCCGGGTCCACGGCGGCCGAAATCGACCTCGGCGACGCCGAATCCGTGGCCAAGGGGCTCATGGAATTCGAGCGCGCCAACCTGACATGGAACGGCGCACGGGCGTATGTGCCCAAAAACCTCGCCAAGCTGGTGCTGAACGTTCTGGTGGTCGCCAACGCATCCATCCCGCGCGGCCATACGGTGACGGTAGACCTCAGCAGCGTCGCCCCGGAGGTCGACATCGTCATCCGGGCCGAGGGGACGCCACTGCGCGTGCCCGCCCGTTTCGTCGCGCTGATCAACGGCCAGAACGGTGAAGAGCCGATCGACGCCCATGGCGTCCAACCCTATTACGCGCTGCTTCTGGCCCGGGAAACCGGCCTCGACCTGACGATGACGCAGGAGGCGGACGCCGTCACCTTCACCATCGCCGGCACGCTTCGCCCGCTATCGGCCGCGTAA
- the ctrA gene encoding cell cycle two-component system response regulator CtrA, translating to MRVLLIEDDSAIAQSIELMLKSESFNVYTTDLGEEGVDLGKLYDYDIILLDLNLPDMSGYEVLRTLRLAKVKTPILILSGMAGIEDKVRGLGFGADDYMTKPFHKDELVARIHAIVRRSKGHAQSVIVTGELTVNLDAKTVEVNGQRVHLTGKEYAMLELLSLRKGTTLTKEMFLNHLYGGMDEPELKIIDVFICKLRKKLATATEGKNYIETVWGRGYVLRDEEGETQAA from the coding sequence ATGCGCGTTCTTTTGATCGAGGATGACAGCGCCATCGCGCAGAGCATCGAACTGATGTTGAAGTCCGAGAGTTTCAACGTGTACACCACCGACCTCGGTGAAGAGGGCGTCGATCTCGGCAAGCTCTACGATTACGACATTATCCTCCTGGACCTGAACCTCCCGGACATGTCGGGCTACGAGGTGCTGCGCACGTTGCGGCTGGCCAAGGTGAAGACGCCCATCCTGATCCTGTCCGGCATGGCCGGCATCGAGGACAAGGTTCGCGGCCTCGGCTTCGGCGCCGACGACTACATGACCAAGCCGTTTCACAAGGACGAGCTGGTGGCCCGCATCCATGCCATCGTGCGCCGCTCCAAGGGCCATGCCCAGTCGGTGATCGTGACGGGCGAGCTGACGGTCAACCTCGACGCCAAGACCGTCGAGGTCAACGGGCAGCGCGTCCACCTGACCGGCAAGGAATACGCCATGCTGGAGCTTTTGTCGCTCCGCAAGGGCACCACGCTGACGAAGGAGATGTTCCTCAACCACCTTTATGGCGGCATGGACGAGCCGGAATTGAAGATTATCGACGTCTTCATCTGCAAGCTGCGCAAGAAGCTGGCGACGGCCACCGAGGGCAAGAATTACATCGAGACGGTATGGGGCCGCGGCTACGTGCTGCGCGACGAAGAAGGTGAAACGCAGGCCGCCTGA
- a CDS encoding flagellar export protein FliJ → MAKRENLVRLARFKVGEKRRQVEQLDMMMAEFERMAAELDAQIASEERRSGLTDTNHFAYPTFAKAARVRRDNLMNSVRDLKSQLAAARLALEEAEAEYVNAEKLELRDLGQEDRRATA, encoded by the coding sequence ATGGCCAAGCGTGAAAATCTTGTGCGGCTCGCACGCTTCAAGGTCGGGGAGAAGCGGCGTCAGGTCGAGCAACTCGACATGATGATGGCCGAGTTCGAGCGGATGGCGGCCGAGCTGGACGCCCAGATCGCCAGCGAAGAGCGCCGTTCCGGCCTGACCGATACCAACCATTTCGCCTACCCGACCTTCGCGAAGGCGGCGCGGGTGCGTCGGGACAATCTGATGAACTCGGTGCGGGACCTGAAGTCCCAGCTTGCCGCGGCGCGGCTGGCGCTGGAAGAGGCCGAGGCCGAATACGTCAACGCCGAAAAGCTGGAGCTGCGCGATCTCGGCCAGGAAGATCGCCGCGCGACGGCCTGA
- a CDS encoding ribonuclease activity regulator RraA, which yields MPIDGTTIEILKGVSTATLTTVLLKKGLRNVWMRGTKPLKPGQPRVVGPAFTLRFVPAREDLATPASWASPISTRAAIEAMPQGVVAVADAMGVLDAGIFGDILCSRMAKRGVAALVTDGVLRDAEGVLQSGLDVWCDGIAAPPSVAGLTFVGWQEPIACGGVAVFPDDIVVVDQDGAVLIPAAYLDQVIAEAPEQERMEGWIMDEVGRGVPLPGLYPMNEETRRRYDAWKASNG from the coding sequence ATGCCGATCGATGGAACCACCATCGAAATCCTGAAGGGCGTGTCGACTGCGACACTGACGACGGTGCTTCTGAAAAAGGGGCTACGCAATGTCTGGATGCGCGGAACCAAGCCGCTGAAGCCGGGGCAGCCGCGCGTTGTCGGGCCGGCTTTCACGCTGCGATTCGTTCCTGCCCGCGAAGATCTGGCCACGCCCGCAAGCTGGGCCTCGCCGATTTCCACCCGGGCAGCCATCGAAGCCATGCCGCAGGGCGTCGTCGCGGTTGCAGACGCCATGGGCGTCCTGGATGCCGGCATCTTCGGGGATATCCTCTGCTCCCGGATGGCCAAGCGCGGCGTTGCCGCCCTGGTGACGGATGGCGTCCTGCGGGACGCCGAGGGCGTCCTGCAATCGGGCCTCGACGTCTGGTGCGATGGCATTGCCGCTCCGCCCTCCGTCGCCGGACTGACCTTCGTCGGCTGGCAGGAGCCCATCGCCTGCGGCGGCGTCGCGGTCTTTCCGGACGACATCGTCGTCGTGGACCAGGATGGCGCGGTGCTGATACCCGCAGCCTATCTGGACCAGGTGATCGCCGAGGCGCCCGAACAGGAGCGTATGGAGGGCTGGATCATGGATGAGGTGGGCCGTGGCGTGCCTCTGCCGGGCCTGTACCCGATGAACGAGGAGACACGCCGGCGTTACGACGCCTGGAAGGCGTCGAACGGCTGA
- the lhgO gene encoding L-2-hydroxyglutarate oxidase, which yields MPGPSFDYCIIGGGIVGLATALSLRQRNATAQIVLLEKEAQFGQHQTGHNSGVIHAGIYYKPGSLKARLCREGAEATKEFCARRSIPFETCGKLLVATDDIEMERMAALEERARDNDIDYEPISGARLREIEPSIAGLGALKIKATGIVDYRRICLAMASELADSGVELRLSTRATAIAEEETGVVVGMDDGTRLRADRLIACAGLQSDRIARLAGMDATHRIVPFRGEYYTLPQSKSDIVSHLIYPIPDPDLPFLGIHLTRMIDGRVTVGPNAVLGFAREGYAKGSIKPFDIASMLGFKGFWSMARRNWRSGSTEFLNSLSRARYLEQCRKYCPSLTLEDLGAPGAGIRAQAILADGTLVQDFLFLQSARMLHVCNAPSPAATSAMPIGRMIVDRLGG from the coding sequence ATGCCCGGGCCGAGTTTTGATTACTGCATCATCGGAGGCGGCATCGTCGGCCTCGCCACGGCTTTGTCGCTCAGGCAGCGCAACGCGACGGCGCAGATCGTGCTTCTGGAAAAGGAAGCGCAGTTCGGCCAGCACCAGACAGGCCATAACAGCGGCGTCATCCATGCCGGTATCTATTACAAGCCGGGCTCGCTGAAGGCGCGCCTGTGTCGCGAGGGCGCAGAGGCCACCAAGGAGTTCTGCGCCCGCAGGTCGATACCGTTCGAGACCTGCGGAAAGCTCCTCGTCGCGACCGACGATATCGAGATGGAGCGGATGGCGGCGCTGGAAGAGCGCGCGCGCGATAACGACATCGACTACGAGCCGATATCCGGCGCAAGGCTGCGCGAGATCGAGCCCAGCATTGCCGGGCTCGGCGCCTTGAAGATCAAGGCGACCGGCATTGTCGACTATCGCCGCATCTGCCTTGCGATGGCCTCCGAACTCGCCGACAGCGGGGTCGAGCTGCGCCTGTCGACGAGAGCGACGGCGATCGCGGAAGAGGAAACCGGCGTTGTCGTCGGCATGGACGACGGCACACGGCTGCGGGCGGACCGGCTGATCGCCTGTGCCGGCCTGCAATCCGACAGGATCGCGCGGCTGGCAGGGATGGACGCGACCCATCGGATCGTCCCGTTCAGGGGCGAGTATTACACGCTGCCCCAATCGAAATCCGACATCGTCTCGCACCTCATCTACCCGATCCCCGATCCGGACCTGCCCTTTCTGGGCATACACCTGACGCGAATGATCGACGGGCGCGTCACCGTCGGCCCGAACGCAGTCCTGGGCTTTGCGCGGGAGGGATATGCCAAGGGCAGCATTAAGCCCTTCGACATCGCCTCGATGCTCGGCTTCAAGGGTTTCTGGTCGATGGCGCGCCGGAACTGGCGGTCGGGCTCCACGGAATTTCTCAATTCCCTGTCGCGTGCCCGTTATCTGGAACAGTGCCGGAAATACTGCCCGTCGCTGACCCTGGAGGATCTTGGGGCGCCCGGCGCCGGCATCCGCGCGCAGGCCATCCTGGCAGACGGGACGCTGGTGCAGGATTTCCTGTTTCTTCAGAGCGCGCGGATGCTGCATGTCTGCAACGCACCCTCGCCTGCCGCAACCTCGGCCATGCCGATCGGCCGCATGATCGTCGACAGGCTCGGCGGCTGA
- a CDS encoding DUF2312 domain-containing protein: MDSPADTNVAGEELRSFVERIERLEEEKKTISDDIKDVYGEAKGRGYDVKVLRKIVSLRKQDANERQEQEAILDLYLQALGMS; this comes from the coding sequence ATGGATTCTCCCGCAGATACCAATGTCGCCGGCGAGGAGCTGCGCTCCTTCGTCGAGCGCATCGAGCGGCTCGAAGAGGAAAAGAAGACGATCTCCGACGACATCAAGGATGTCTACGGCGAGGCCAAGGGCCGCGGCTACGACGTCAAGGTCCTGCGCAAGATCGTTTCGCTGCGCAAGCAGGACGCCAACGAGCGGCAGGAGCAGGAAGCCATACTGGATCTCTATCTCCAGGCGTTGGGCATGAGCTGA
- a CDS encoding DUF1244 domain-containing protein, with translation MDESTKSRIEWEAAAFRRLRDHLRERSDVQNIDLMNLAGFCRNCLSDWYRQAAEESGVPMTKEDAREEFYGMSYDEWRRRHQTEATPEAVSGFAAAHPKV, from the coding sequence ATGGACGAAAGCACGAAATCGCGGATCGAATGGGAGGCCGCCGCCTTCCGCAGGCTGCGGGACCATTTGCGAGAGCGCAGCGACGTACAGAACATCGATCTCATGAACCTTGCCGGATTCTGCCGGAACTGCCTGTCCGACTGGTACCGGCAGGCAGCGGAAGAATCGGGCGTTCCAATGACGAAAGAGGATGCTCGCGAAGAGTTTTACGGAATGTCATACGACGAGTGGCGCAGACGGCACCAGACCGAGGCGACGCCGGAGGCGGTCAGCGGCTTCGCCGCCGCGCACCCGAAGGTCTGA